The proteins below are encoded in one region of Natronospira bacteriovora:
- a CDS encoding type II toxin-antitoxin system HipA family toxin yields MSGRAAEVWLWGAQIGAVSWDAERAIGAFEYTPAFQGSGIEIAPLTMPLKPGTQPLIYRFPELARETFHGLPGLLADHLPDRFGHRVIDAWLAREGRSPADFSPVDRLLYIGRRAMGALEFRPPESRVRKAQPIDLAALVALANDILAEREDFSTELGLDEAEHREAMNDILQVGVSAGGARAKAIIAWNSRTNEIRSGQIDVPEGFEHWLLKFDGISHNRDREALADPQGYGLIEYAYYRMARAAGIEMSECRLLQENGRHHFMTRRFDRSENGGRLHMLSLCGMAHLDYNEAGAHGYEQAFQVIEQLGMGKDAIEEQFRRMAFNVLARNQDDHTRNIAFLMDRRGRWHLSPAFDLTLAYNPRGQWTHRHQMSINGKRDDFHRDDLLTVAERFRITRPRARDILRTVDDAIARWPEFGEEAGIDGDGIRQIGGLHRRLSG; encoded by the coding sequence CACAGATCGGTGCGGTAAGCTGGGATGCCGAGCGGGCCATCGGTGCCTTTGAATACACCCCGGCGTTTCAGGGCAGCGGCATTGAGATCGCGCCGCTGACCATGCCCCTCAAGCCCGGCACACAGCCGCTGATCTACCGCTTCCCGGAACTGGCACGCGAGACCTTTCATGGTTTGCCCGGTCTGCTTGCCGATCACCTGCCAGATCGCTTCGGCCACCGAGTCATTGATGCCTGGCTGGCGCGGGAAGGGCGTTCACCAGCGGATTTCAGCCCCGTAGATCGTCTGCTTTATATCGGCCGCCGCGCCATGGGCGCGCTCGAGTTTCGGCCGCCCGAAAGCCGGGTGCGCAAGGCCCAGCCCATCGATCTCGCCGCCCTCGTGGCCCTGGCCAACGACATCCTGGCGGAGCGGGAAGATTTCAGCACCGAACTGGGTCTGGACGAGGCCGAACACCGTGAGGCCATGAACGATATTCTGCAGGTAGGGGTCTCCGCCGGTGGGGCCCGGGCCAAGGCCATCATTGCCTGGAACTCCCGGACCAATGAAATTCGTTCCGGCCAGATCGATGTGCCGGAAGGTTTCGAGCACTGGCTGCTCAAGTTCGACGGCATCAGTCACAATCGTGATCGCGAGGCCCTGGCCGACCCCCAGGGCTATGGCCTGATCGAATACGCCTATTACCGCATGGCCCGTGCCGCCGGAATTGAAATGAGTGAGTGCCGTCTGCTGCAGGAGAACGGCCGCCACCATTTCATGACCCGCCGTTTTGATCGCAGCGAGAACGGTGGCCGCCTGCACATGCTCTCCCTCTGCGGCATGGCTCACCTGGATTACAACGAAGCCGGTGCCCATGGTTATGAACAGGCCTTCCAGGTCATTGAGCAGTTGGGCATGGGCAAGGATGCCATTGAAGAACAGTTCCGGCGCATGGCCTTCAATGTCCTGGCCCGCAATCAGGATGACCACACCCGCAACATCGCCTTCTTGATGGACCGCCGTGGCCGATGGCATCTGTCCCCGGCCTTTGATCTCACCCTGGCCTATAACCCCCGGGGGCAGTGGACCCATCGTCACCAGATGAGCATCAACGGCAAGCGTGATGACTTCCACCGCGACGACCTCCTGACGGTGGCCGAGCGTTTTCGCATCACCCGCCCGCGCGCCCGGGACATCCTGAGAACCGTCGATGACGCCATCGCTCGCTGGCCGGAGTTCGGGGAGGAAGCTGGAATCGACGGCGATGGCATCCGTCAGATCGGCGGCTTGCATCGGCGTCTCTCCGGCTGA
- a CDS encoding GFA family protein, whose protein sequence is MKLEGSCHCGAVRFTCESRAPYPFMHCYCSICRKLVGGGGFAINLHADANSLSIEGEEHISVYRAWMNHPTRSQRSEGERRFCRHCGSMLWVQDPNWPELMHPFASAIDTPLPEPPERIHMMLDSKPAWVPVPHGEYDRHFDGYPDESLEAWHQRHGLLMD, encoded by the coding sequence ATGAAACTGGAAGGTTCCTGTCACTGCGGTGCCGTGCGGTTTACCTGCGAATCCCGCGCACCCTATCCCTTCATGCACTGCTACTGCAGCATCTGCCGCAAGCTCGTCGGCGGTGGCGGCTTCGCCATCAACCTGCACGCCGATGCCAACAGCCTGTCCATCGAAGGGGAAGAGCACATCAGCGTCTACCGTGCCTGGATGAACCACCCCACACGCAGCCAGCGCAGCGAGGGCGAACGCCGCTTTTGCCGCCACTGCGGCAGCATGCTCTGGGTTCAGGACCCCAACTGGCCCGAGTTGATGCACCCCTTCGCCTCGGCCATCGACACCCCGCTGCCCGAGCCACCCGAACGGATCCACATGATGCTCGATTCCAAACCCGCCTGGGTGCCCGTGCCCCACGGCGAGTATGACCGCCATTTCGATGGCTACCCGGACGAATCACTCGAGGCGTGGCACCAGCGGCACGGCCTGCTCATGGACTAG
- a CDS encoding DUF411 domain-containing protein: MTARNYLPALLLALPLLLIGLAACSDANEGADGLPEMVVYKTETCGCCEVWVDHVKDAGFAVTAHDISHRELNEKKREAGLDFGLASCHTAFIDGYAIEGHVPAEQIIRLLEERPDVAGLTVPGMPIGSPGMEHGDRYDPYDVLAFQPDGSTTVFASYHRD, encoded by the coding sequence ATGACTGCACGGAATTACTTGCCCGCCCTCCTCCTGGCCCTGCCCTTGCTGCTGATCGGCCTGGCGGCCTGTTCGGACGCCAATGAAGGCGCCGATGGCCTGCCGGAGATGGTGGTCTACAAGACCGAAACCTGCGGTTGCTGCGAGGTCTGGGTGGATCACGTGAAGGACGCCGGCTTTGCCGTTACGGCCCATGACATCAGCCACCGGGAGCTGAACGAGAAGAAGCGCGAGGCGGGGCTGGATTTCGGTCTGGCCTCCTGCCACACGGCCTTCATTGACGGCTACGCCATCGAGGGTCATGTGCCGGCGGAGCAGATCATTCGCCTGCTGGAAGAACGCCCGGATGTAGCCGGCCTGACGGTGCCCGGCATGCCCATCGGTTCACCGGGCATGGAGCACGGCGACCGTTATGACCCCTACGACGTGCTGGCCTTCCAGCCGGATGGCAGCACCACGGTGTTTGCCAGTTATCACCGGGACTGA
- a CDS encoding helix-turn-helix transcriptional regulator, with protein MKNRLKVLRAERDWTQQTLADELGVSRQTINAIEKGKYDPALDTAFRMARLFDCRIEDIFEYESS; from the coding sequence ATGAAGAATCGACTCAAGGTACTGCGAGCGGAGCGGGACTGGACCCAGCAGACCCTGGCCGATGAGCTGGGTGTCAGTCGCCAGACCATCAACGCCATCGAGAAGGGCAAGTATGACCCGGCCCTGGATACGGCCTTCCGGATGGCCCGGCTGTTCGACTGCCGGATTGAGGATATCTTCGAGTATGAATCGTCCTAG